One window from the genome of Pseudobdellovibrionaceae bacterium encodes:
- the ligD gene encoding DNA ligase D, which yields MSLQEYRRKRNFRRTTEPTRSRASKGGPIFVVQEHHASHLHYDFRLEAFGTLKSWAVPKGPSTAPGDKRLAVEVEDHPISYASFHGRIPEGEYGAGVVKIWDKGVWVPPPHLKEMLAKGHLEFELKGKKLKGRWMLVRTKKGAAKPQWLLIKRSDVPAPTRTARERKKTAGEKAAFPTVAETSPQLAQLTETVPPGADWIFETKFDGYRTLVHKRNGRSLKFFTRSGLDWSARYAQLEGAFRKLKAKNFVIDGEIVSEDEKGRSSFSLLQESLESGAKTGLKFQAFDLLYLDGRDLRGEPLEVRKQILKDLLREAPAGKLRFSEHVRGQGEDALRAACRAGLEGIIAKDRGARYRAGRSDLWRKIKCTNRQEVVIGGFTDPRGSRAGLGALLVGVREAGALKYAGKVGTGFDDRLLRDLRARLESIGAPESPFKGGAPPRGAHWVKPRMVAEVEFTEWTRDGHMRHPVFVGLREDKSATEVVHERPVAAKERKKKRGAVPPAAAGFRITHPERVVYPADNFTKLDVANYYKSVAPWLLPHIADRPLALVRCPARAAAQCFFQKHVDIERMNELRETMIRDQKTVSTDSADGLLQLAQWGVLELHAWQNHNDSPERPDQFIIDLDPDEGVAFARVKETAFRMRALLRELDLESFVKVTGGKGLHVHVPIRPDYSWDQIKNFAKSLGQQLAEEHPGEYTTKMSKEGRKGKIFIDYLRNGFGATAVAPYSLRSKEHATVAVPVTWEELKAMRRLKVFSPKETLKRLASMKKEVWPGYFQRRQEIALLKTPSRRPRSSRSGAGR from the coding sequence ATGAGTCTTCAAGAGTACCGGCGCAAAAGAAATTTTCGCCGCACGACCGAGCCCACGCGCAGCCGCGCGTCCAAAGGGGGGCCGATCTTCGTCGTGCAAGAGCACCACGCTTCGCATTTGCATTACGATTTCCGCCTTGAAGCGTTCGGCACCTTGAAGAGTTGGGCGGTGCCGAAAGGGCCCTCCACCGCGCCGGGCGACAAACGGCTGGCCGTGGAGGTCGAGGACCATCCGATCAGTTACGCAAGCTTTCACGGCCGCATTCCGGAGGGGGAATACGGCGCGGGAGTGGTCAAGATCTGGGATAAGGGCGTGTGGGTCCCGCCGCCGCATTTGAAGGAGATGCTCGCGAAAGGGCATTTGGAGTTCGAGCTGAAAGGGAAAAAACTCAAAGGGCGGTGGATGCTCGTCCGCACAAAAAAGGGGGCCGCGAAACCCCAATGGCTATTGATCAAACGGAGCGACGTCCCGGCGCCGACGCGCACCGCCCGGGAACGAAAGAAAACGGCGGGGGAAAAGGCGGCTTTTCCGACGGTCGCGGAGACGTCCCCGCAGCTTGCGCAGCTGACCGAAACCGTGCCCCCGGGGGCCGACTGGATCTTCGAGACGAAATTCGACGGTTACCGTACGCTGGTGCATAAACGCAACGGGCGTTCCCTCAAGTTTTTCACGCGCTCGGGTCTGGATTGGTCCGCTCGGTACGCGCAGCTCGAGGGCGCATTCCGCAAACTGAAGGCTAAAAATTTCGTCATCGACGGCGAAATCGTGAGCGAGGATGAAAAGGGCCGCTCGAGTTTTTCGTTGCTGCAAGAGTCGCTCGAGAGCGGCGCGAAGACGGGTCTTAAATTTCAGGCCTTCGATCTGCTGTACCTTGACGGCCGCGATCTGCGGGGCGAACCGCTCGAAGTTCGCAAACAGATTTTGAAGGATCTTCTGCGGGAGGCGCCCGCCGGGAAATTGCGCTTCAGCGAGCACGTGCGCGGGCAAGGGGAAGACGCGCTCCGCGCCGCCTGCCGGGCGGGTCTGGAGGGGATCATCGCCAAAGACCGGGGAGCGCGCTACCGCGCGGGACGTTCGGACCTTTGGCGCAAAATCAAATGCACGAATCGGCAGGAGGTCGTCATCGGCGGCTTCACGGACCCCCGGGGAAGTCGTGCGGGGTTGGGTGCGCTATTGGTCGGCGTGCGGGAGGCGGGGGCCTTGAAATACGCCGGGAAGGTCGGCACCGGTTTCGATGATCGTTTGCTGAGGGACCTGCGAGCGCGCCTTGAGAGCATCGGGGCGCCGGAGTCTCCATTCAAAGGGGGCGCGCCCCCGCGCGGCGCCCACTGGGTCAAGCCCCGCATGGTCGCCGAAGTGGAGTTCACCGAATGGACGCGCGACGGGCACATGCGCCACCCGGTCTTCGTCGGATTGCGCGAGGACAAATCCGCGACCGAGGTCGTCCACGAAAGACCCGTGGCCGCGAAGGAGCGGAAAAAGAAGCGGGGCGCGGTTCCGCCCGCGGCCGCGGGGTTCCGGATCACGCATCCCGAACGGGTCGTTTACCCTGCGGACAACTTCACGAAACTGGACGTCGCGAACTATTACAAAAGCGTGGCGCCTTGGCTTCTGCCGCACATCGCGGACCGTCCGCTCGCACTCGTTCGCTGCCCGGCGCGCGCGGCCGCCCAGTGTTTTTTCCAGAAGCACGTCGACATCGAACGGATGAACGAGCTGCGCGAAACGATGATTCGGGATCAGAAGACCGTATCCACTGACAGCGCGGACGGACTGCTCCAACTCGCGCAGTGGGGCGTGCTCGAGCTCCACGCGTGGCAAAACCACAATGATTCGCCGGAGCGCCCCGACCAGTTCATCATCGATCTGGATCCGGACGAAGGCGTGGCCTTCGCCCGCGTGAAAGAGACCGCGTTCCGGATGCGCGCGCTTTTGCGAGAACTCGATCTGGAGTCTTTCGTGAAAGTGACGGGCGGGAAGGGGCTGCACGTCCACGTTCCGATCCGTCCGGACTATTCTTGGGATCAGATTAAAAACTTCGCGAAAAGTTTGGGGCAGCAGCTGGCCGAGGAGCACCCGGGCGAATACACGACGAAGATGTCCAAAGAGGGGCGCAAGGGGAAGATCTTCATCGACTATCTACGAAACGGTTTCGGTGCGACGGCCGTCGCGCCTTACTCGCTGCGCTCCAAAGAGCATGCGACGGTCGCGGTGCCGGTGACCTGGGAAGAGCTGAAGGCCATGCGGCGGCTGAAAGTCTTCAGCCCGAAAGAGACCTTGAAGCGACTGGCATCCATGAAGAAAGAGGTCTGGCCCGGCTATTTCCAGCGGCGCCAAGAGATCGCGCTGCTTAAGACGCCTTCCCGCCGGCCGCGATCTTCGCGGTCAGGCGCTGGACGTTGA
- a CDS encoding HD domain-containing protein — protein sequence MGEENPSKTSYLSDSEMASIPKNYILEGLMLPVQIYVKLKTNTYLTIAKKGEKAQIENFKGFRNEGFQLFVRAEDKAYLTGYIEDLSRRAMDNPQVGLDKKAQFVSGLLADAYNDLENSKFSNVERLKSVGSLVIKICKQASNLHDVMDILKHQRADDAKHGMMTAMVSVMLAEEAKMLSPLNQDKLVTGALLHDVGLRTLPPELRRKPRHLWNAEESKHYQQHSIQGAELLRFVEGMSVEVLLIISEHHELSNGNGYPKGLRDARINPMSKIVGLADQFCDLVSNNEGKQYSAEDAIVYIEAVMGQPYNKGLFSSLKNLVNVQRLTAKIAAGGKAS from the coding sequence ATGGGCGAAGAGAATCCGTCGAAGACGAGTTATTTGAGCGATTCCGAAATGGCGTCGATCCCGAAGAATTACATTCTTGAGGGGTTGATGCTGCCGGTGCAGATCTACGTCAAACTGAAAACCAATACGTACCTGACGATCGCGAAGAAGGGCGAAAAGGCCCAGATCGAAAACTTCAAAGGATTCCGGAACGAAGGCTTCCAGCTTTTCGTCCGCGCGGAAGACAAAGCCTACCTGACCGGTTACATCGAAGACCTCTCACGCCGGGCGATGGACAACCCCCAGGTCGGCCTGGATAAAAAGGCCCAGTTCGTCTCGGGCCTTCTGGCGGACGCTTACAACGACTTGGAAAATTCGAAGTTCTCGAATGTCGAGCGGTTGAAAAGCGTGGGTTCGCTCGTCATCAAAATCTGCAAACAAGCGAGCAATCTTCACGACGTGATGGACATCCTGAAACATCAACGCGCCGACGACGCCAAACACGGCATGATGACGGCCATGGTGTCGGTCATGCTCGCCGAAGAGGCGAAGATGCTCTCGCCCCTGAACCAAGACAAACTCGTCACGGGCGCGCTTTTGCACGACGTGGGACTGCGCACGCTGCCGCCCGAACTGCGGCGTAAACCGCGCCACCTGTGGAACGCGGAAGAAAGCAAACACTACCAGCAGCACAGCATCCAGGGGGCCGAGCTTTTGCGTTTCGTCGAGGGAATGTCGGTCGAAGTCCTTCTGATCATCTCGGAGCACCACGAGCTGTCCAATGGTAACGGATACCCGAAGGGTCTGCGCGACGCACGTATCAATCCCATGTCGAAGATCGTGGGCCTGGCCGATCAGTTCTGCGATTTGGTTTCAAACAACGAAGGCAAACAGTACAGCGCCGAAGACGCCATCGTCTACATCGAGGCCGTCATGGGGCAGCCCTACAACAAAGGGCTTTTCTCTTCGCTGAAAAACCTGGTCAACGTCCAGCGCCTGACCGCGAAGATCGCGGCCGGCGGGAAGGCGTCTTAA
- a CDS encoding BON domain-containing protein, producing the protein MKSITSRYILAAALGIGGGVAMSATAETAERANGTENALNAVERNRRLPSAEQQGLSAREAETTRRIREAIMNDPSLSMSAKNVTVVTRGETVTLRGRLVSEAERTRVEQIAKQKSGNHNVVNATSIR; encoded by the coding sequence ATGAAAAGCATCACCAGTCGATACATCCTGGCGGCCGCCTTAGGCATCGGAGGGGGCGTGGCCATGAGCGCCACGGCCGAGACCGCCGAACGCGCGAACGGCACCGAAAACGCCCTGAACGCCGTCGAAAGAAACCGGCGCTTGCCCTCGGCCGAACAGCAAGGCTTAAGCGCTCGCGAGGCCGAAACCACGCGCCGGATTCGCGAAGCGATCATGAACGACCCCTCGCTTTCGATGTCCGCGAAAAACGTGACCGTCGTCACCCGTGGGGAGACCGTCACTTTGCGGGGACGGCTCGTCTCGGAAGCCGAACGCACGCGGGTCGAACAAATCGCGAAACAGAAATCCGGAAATCACAACGTCGTGAACGCAACATCGATTCGGTAA
- a CDS encoding DUF3341 domain-containing protein, protein MKHGNKVVFGLYDSRGEMEEAIEKMRLEGFRREDISVLTPQAGEFATFGHEKGSKAPEGAVTGGGVGAVLGGTIGWLVGAGVVIVNPVLAPLVAAGPIMAALAGASAGGVVGGLGGSLIGVGFPEYEAKRYEDFINRGGILLSVHADDTEWSAKAKRILEETGAHDISSSTEEGRPYPRPDIENKAWTPNDQI, encoded by the coding sequence ATGAAACATGGAAATAAAGTGGTCTTTGGACTTTACGATTCGCGTGGGGAAATGGAAGAGGCCATCGAAAAGATGCGTCTGGAAGGTTTCCGCCGCGAGGACATCTCGGTCCTGACGCCGCAAGCGGGTGAGTTCGCGACCTTCGGTCACGAAAAAGGATCAAAGGCGCCCGAAGGCGCGGTCACCGGCGGCGGCGTCGGCGCGGTCCTGGGCGGCACGATCGGCTGGCTGGTCGGCGCGGGCGTCGTCATCGTGAACCCGGTGCTGGCGCCCTTGGTGGCGGCGGGTCCGATCATGGCGGCACTGGCGGGCGCGAGCGCCGGCGGCGTCGTTGGCGGATTGGGTGGTTCGTTGATCGGCGTCGGTTTCCCCGAGTACGAAGCCAAACGCTACGAGGACTTCATCAATCGTGGCGGGATCTTGCTGTCGGTCCACGCGGACGACACCGAGTGGTCGGCGAAAGCGAAACGTATTCTGGAAGAAACGGGCGCCCACGACATTTCGAGCAGCACGGAAGAGGGACGTCCCTATCCGCGGCCCGATATCGAGAACAAGGCTTGGACCCCGAACGATCAAATTTAA
- a CDS encoding DUF748 domain-containing protein: MTRKQKWGTALGVVIVAVIAVRALAPGFILRKINAALAEMSPHYSAHIDDLDIHLWRMAYGFEGITVRQKKPDRQILSVREVDVSLAWRELLERRITVDIDVDGADLKVDQPMLELMNDRKVAEKGNAQEAKKTLVPFKIERVRLRDSQVAVRDLPQIPIEEALRITEINATLRNLIPSAKDPQTDFSARAKVMDRSPLRAEGSARLSAKPLRWEGQADLRDFDVRTVNALLSRLVPLSFDRGVVDAYAVVKAVGSNIEGSVQPFARDLEFIGDKRDFKGLKHHLIEIGSAISSWIVENRKEGTIATQVDFKVADGNFSVDVRKAIDEALRHRFREPMEPKRLN; the protein is encoded by the coding sequence ATGACCAGAAAACAGAAGTGGGGCACGGCCCTGGGTGTCGTCATCGTCGCGGTGATCGCGGTTCGGGCATTGGCGCCGGGATTTATACTCAGAAAAATCAATGCCGCCTTGGCCGAGATGTCCCCGCACTATTCCGCGCACATCGACGACCTGGATATTCACCTATGGCGTATGGCTTACGGTTTTGAAGGGATCACGGTCCGTCAGAAAAAACCGGACCGGCAGATTTTGTCCGTGCGTGAGGTCGACGTTTCGCTCGCTTGGCGTGAGCTGCTCGAGCGCCGGATCACGGTCGATATCGACGTGGACGGCGCGGATCTCAAGGTCGATCAGCCGATGCTCGAGCTGATGAACGACCGGAAGGTCGCGGAAAAAGGAAACGCGCAAGAGGCGAAGAAGACGCTGGTGCCGTTCAAGATCGAGCGGGTGCGCCTGCGCGATTCGCAGGTCGCCGTTCGCGACCTGCCCCAGATCCCGATCGAAGAGGCGCTCCGGATCACCGAGATCAACGCGACCTTGCGCAACCTGATCCCCTCGGCGAAGGATCCGCAAACGGATTTCTCGGCGCGCGCGAAGGTCATGGATCGGTCCCCCTTGCGCGCGGAAGGCTCCGCCCGGTTAAGCGCGAAGCCGCTGCGTTGGGAAGGGCAGGCGGACTTGCGCGACTTCGACGTGCGCACGGTGAACGCGCTACTTTCGCGTTTGGTCCCGCTGAGTTTCGATCGGGGTGTGGTGGATGCCTACGCCGTCGTCAAGGCGGTGGGCTCGAACATCGAGGGCTCCGTGCAACCCTTCGCCCGGGATTTGGAGTTCATCGGCGACAAACGCGATTTCAAAGGTTTGAAGCATCATTTGATCGAAATCGGCAGCGCGATTTCGTCGTGGATCGTGGAAAACCGTAAAGAGGGCACGATCGCGACCCAGGTGGACTTCAAGGTGGCCGACGGGAATTTCAGCGTGGATGTGCGTAAAGCGATCGACGAAGCCCTGCGCCATCGTTTCCGCGAGCCCATGGAGCCGAAGCGCTTGAATTAG